Within Epilithonimonas zeae, the genomic segment GGGAAAAGAGATGCGTTCATCGCTTCCCTGTTTATTTCAACTTTATTTATCGTTGCATTCATCTTTTATCCGCCAAAATCAGTAGGATTGATGTTCCTTTCCCAGATTCTGCACGGCTTTTTCTACGGAATCAGCACACCGTTGCTTTGGGCAATGATTGCCGATGTAGCCGACTATTCCGAGTGGAAAAACAACAGACGTGCCACAGCAATTATTTTCTCTGCAATGATGGTTGGACTAAAAGTAGGGTTGAGCATCGGAAGTTCATTGGTTTCTTCCATTATCGGACATTACGGCTATATTTCATCCGAAGGTACAGAAAACGTTGTCCAGCCGGAATCCGTTGCAAACGGTGCTCAGATGCTGGTCAGTATTTTTCCTGCCATTCCGTTCTTTGCGGCGTGTGGATTATTAATGTTCTACGAAATCAACAAAAAAATGGAAACCCAAATCGAACAGGAACTCAAAGAAAGAAGGAAAAAAGAAGATTAACTTTGGTTTTGATTGTTTGGGCAGCTTAATCCGTCTTCCACTCCCGCTTTTTTGTTCCGCTTTGCTCCACAAAAAGAGCTCCGTTCAAGCCGGGCTGCGAGATTCAGCATAAAAACAAATTTTACCATTAAAGACAATATGGGTTATTCTTTAGATTTAGAATTTTAATAAAGAAAATAAAAATAGCAAAAGCTCCGTAGAAGCGAACTGTTAATAGCCAATATATAAGATAAGCCATCAAGCCTCGTAGAGGCGACCTGTTAAAGTTTCAGGATAATTAATAAAAAAATTAACAATGAAAAAAATAGCCGCATTATTAGGAATTTTAGCCTTGACCGTTTCCTGCAAAACAGCAAGTTCGGCATCCTCAAAAGATTCCCTGAAAGATGCCTACAAAAATAAATTCTACATCGGAACCGCAATGAGCCTTCCGCAAATTGACGGGACTGATGTAAAATCGGATGAAATCATCAAAAAACAATTCAGTTCCATTGTTGCGGAAAACTGTATGAAATCGATGTTCATTCAGCCTCAGGAAGGAAAATTTTTCTTCGATGATGCAGATAAATTCGTAGAATTTGGGGAGAAAAATAAAATGTTCATCATCGGTCACACGCTGATTTGGCATTCACAATTACCAAAATGGTTTTTCGTAGACAAGGACGGAAAAGATGTTTCTCCCGAAGTTCTGAAACAGAGAATGAAAAGCCATATTTCAACGTTGGTCGGCAGATACAAAGGTCGTGTAAAAGGTTGGGATGTGGTGAACGAAGCCATTATGGAAGACGGAACGTATCGCAAAAGCAAATTTTACGAAATTCTCGGCGAAGAATTTATTCCGCTTGCTTTCCAATATGCGCAGGAAGCTGACCCGAATGCCGAGCTCTATTACAACGACTACAACGAATGGTTTCCGGAAAAAGTAAAAACCGTTACCAAAATTGTTAAAAATCTAAAATCCAGAGGAATCCGCATCGATGGCGTTGGAATGCAGACCCACGTTGGATTGGACAATCCGAAACTTGAAGAATACGAAAAAGCAATCGTTGATTATGCTGCAGCAGGCGTAAAAATCAATGTTACCGAAATGGAAATCAGCGCACTGCCTTCACCGTGGGGAACTTCAGCCAACGTTTCCGACAAAGTAGAGTATGAAACCAAAATGAATCCTTACACCAAAGGATTACCTGAAAATGTGACAAAAGAATGGGAAAACCGTTATCTGGATTTCTTCAGACTGTTCCTGAAACATCAGGATAAAATCAGACGAGTGACATTGTGGGGAGTTACCGACAATCAATCCTGGAAAAACGATTTCCCTGTAAAAGGCAGAACCGATTATCCGCTTCCATTCAACAGAAATTATCAGGCAAAACCTGTCGTTGAGAAAATCATTGAATTAACAAAAGAAAAATAAAATCAGCTTTTAAGATTTCAAAAATAAAAATAAATATTTTTCTCGCAGATTTAGCGAATTAAGCAGATTTTATTTAAATAATCTGCGAAATCTGGAAAATCTGCGAGAAATTTAATTCAAAATCTAGTATCTAAAAATCTAAACTATAAAATGAACAAAGCAAAATACCTTTTCCCAAGCGATTATATGGCAGACCCTTCCGTACACGTTTTTGAAGGAAAACTTTACATTTATCCATCACACGACCGTGAAAGCGGCATCGAAGAAAACGACAACGGCGACCATTTCGATATGAATGATTACCACGTTTTCTCCCTTGATGATGTGGAAAACGGAGAAGTTACAGACCACGGTGTTGTCCTTTCGGTGAAGGATATTCCTTGGTCGGGAAGACAGTTATGGGATTGCGATGTGGCTTTCAGAAATGACAAATATTATATGTATTTTCCTTTGAAGGACAAAAACGACATTTTCAGAATTGGCGTTGCAGTAAGCGATAAACCTTACGGACCATTCATTCCTGAGAAACATCCGATGATGGGAAGCTACAGCATCGACCCTTGTCTTTTTGAAGATAACGGAAAACATTATATGTATTTCGGAGGAATCTGGGGCGGACAATTGCAACGTTACAGAAATAACAAGGCTTTAGAATCTGCCATTCTTCCTAACGATAATGAACCTGCCATTTCATCAAAAGTAGTGATGTTAAGCGATGATATGCTGGAATTTGGAGAAGAGCCGAGAGATGTCGTGATTTTGGACGAAAACGGAAATCCTCTACTTCACGGCGATAAGCATCGTTTTTTTGAAGCATCCTGGATGCATAAATACAATGGAAAATATTACTTTTCTTATTCCACTGGAGACACGCATTTGATTTGCTACGCAACAGGCGATAATCCTTATGGTCCGTTCACTTTCCAGGGTGAAATTTTGACGCCTGTTGTGGGTTGGACTACGCATCACAGCATTGTGGAATTTAAAGGAAAATGGTATCTGTTCTTCCACGATTCTGTTCCAAGCGGCGGAAGAACGTGGCTGAGAAGTATGAAGGCTATTGAAATTGAATACGATAACGACGGTAAAATTAAAACGATTGAAGGACTGGAAGACAATCAATAGGAACGGGCTTTAGCCCGTTTAAAAAAAGTGATAACCATTTGGCTTTAGCCAAAACTTAAATAATTTTAAAAATTTAAGAATGCAACATTTCCGACATTACATATTACTGTTTCTAATCCTTCCGTTAATAGCTTTTGCTGAAGACGGAAGTCAGTTATGGCTGAGATATCCGGTCAATCCAAAGCCAAGAAATATTGTGAATTCAAACAGTAAAAGTCCGACTATTGAAATTGCCAAAAAAGAACTGAACCAACATTGGGCAGGACAAGCTATTGATTTAAAGATTGACAGATTTCCGGAAAATTTTAAAGACGGATACAAAATCGTTTCTACTCCGAAAAAAATCAGCGTTTTAGCAAAAACAGACTTAGGATTACTGTACGGAAGCTATCATTTGTTGAATTTACAACAGCAGAAAACCAATTTTTCTAATCTAAAACTTGAAGAAAAACCTTCCTACGATGTACGCATTCTCAACCATTGGGACAATCTCGACGGAACCATTGAACGCGGTTACGCAGGGCATTCGCTTTGGAAATGGGAAGACTTGCCGAACACCATTTCGCCGAGATACGAAGAATATGCAAGAGCGAATGCATCCATCGGAATCAATGCAACAGTTCTTAATAATGTGAATGCTTCACCAAATATGCTTCGTGAAGACTATCTTAAAAAAGTCAAAGTTTTAGCCGATATTTTCAGACCTTACGGAATCAAAGTTTACCTGTCTGTCAATTTTTCTTCGCCAAAAGTTTTGGGCGGATTACAGAATTCAGACCCATTGAATCAGGATGTTCAGAAATGGTGGAAAGATAAAGCGGCGGAAATTTATAAATTAATTCCTGATTTCGGAGGATTTTTGGTAAAAGCCAATTCCGAAGGACAGCCCGGACCGCAGGATTACGGAAGAACCCACGCAGACGGAGCTAATATGATGGCAGATGTTTTGAAACCTTATGGCGGAATCGTGATGTGGAGAGCATTTGTATACAGTCCGAGCAAAGAAGACCGTGCAAAACAAGCTCACCTGGAATTTGTTCCGTTAGACGGAAAATTTAGAGATAATGTCATTATTCAGATTAAAAACGGACCCATAGATTTTCAGCCGAGAGAAGCATTCAATCCACTATTCGGGGCATTGAGAAAAACTTCAGAAATGGTCGAATTTCAAATTACCCAAGAATATTTGGGACAAGCCAATCATCTGGTTTATCTTGCGCCGCTATTCAAAGAAACTTTGGATAGTGATACTTTTTCGGATGGAAAAGGTTCTACGATTGCTAAAATTACAGACGGAACATTACGACCTGCAAAACTGACGGCCATTTCAGCAGTTGCCAATATCGGGGAAGATAAAAACTGGACGGGACATCACTTTGCACAGGCCAATTGGTACGCTTTCGGACGTCTGGCCTGGAATCACAATTTGTCATCAGAACAGATTGCAGATGAATGGATTGAAATGACTTTTACGGATAATAAAAACTTCGTAAATCCGGTCAAAGAAATGATGCTTACTTCACGCGAAACTGCCGTAGATTATATGATGCCGCTTGGTCTTCACCACATTTTTGCCGGCGGGCACCATTATGGTCCGGAACCGTGGGGCGATTACAAAGGCGGAAGACCCGATTGGTCACCGGTTTATTATCATCAGGCCAATGCAGAAGGAATCGGATTTGACAGAACAAAAACGGGAAGCAATGCCGTTTCGCAATATTTTCCACCGCTTAACGAAATCTATGGAAACATCAAGACAACTCCAGAAAACCTGATTCTATGGTTCCATCACGTTCCGTGGGATTATAAAATGAAAGATGGAAAAACACTTTGGGATGAGCTGTGCTATAAATATGATTTGGGTGTTCACGAAGTGAGAGATTATCAGAAAACCTGGGACAAAATGCAGCCTTATATTGATCAGCAAAGATTCTCTGAGGTTCAGGATAAACTGAAAACTCAGGCAAAGGATGCCGTTTGGTGGAAAGATGCGTGTCTGTTGTATTTTCAGACATTTTCCAAAAGACCCATTCCGTCTGATATTGAAAAACCTGTTCACCAGCTTGAAGATCTAAAGAAAATCAAGCTCAATATGGGACATCACAATTAATCAACTTGTTTAAATTTAAACAAATAACTTTCTAAATCTTTTGAGAGAGGAAGTTGTTTGTTTTACAAATTAAGTGTAAATTTAACACTTAAATAAAATTAACAATATAATCTATGAAATTTTTTATTGACACTGCCAATCTTGATCAGATAAGAGAAGCTCAGGATCTGGGAATTCTCGATGGCGTTACCACCAATCCATCTCTGATGGCAAAAGAAGGCATCAGCGGAAAAGAAGCTATTTTGCAGCATTACAAAGATATTTGCGAAATTGTAGACGGCGATATTTCGGCAGAAGTTCTCTCCACGACTTACGAAGAAATGATCAAAGAAGGCGAGGAACTGGCAGCCATTCATCCCAATATTGTAGTAAAAGTTCCCATCATCAAAGACGGAATCAAGGCGATCAAATATTTTTCCCAAAAAGGAATCCGTACCAATTGTACATTAATTTTCTCGGCAGGACAGGCACTTTTAGCGGCAAAAGCAGGAGCAACTTATGTTTCTCCATTCTTAGGAAGACTGGATGATGTTTCCACAGATGGTCTTCATTTAACCCAGGAAATCAGAACTATTTTCGATAATTATGGATATGAAACTGAGATTTTGGCAGCATCTGTTCGTCACTCGATGCACATCATCAATTGTGCAAAAATCGGTGCCGATGTCGTAACTTGTCCTTTGCCTCCGATTTTGTCACTGCTGAAGCATCCTTTAACGGATTCCGGCTTGGAGCAGTTCATCAAAGATTCACAAAAAATGCAATAAAATTATGCACGATATTCAAAAATTAAAAAATATTGCTTCGCAGGTGCGCAGAGATATTGTAAGAATGGTTCACGCCTGTCAGTCGGGACATCCGGGAGGTTCATTAGGATGTACAGATTTTCTCGTGGCTCTTTATTTTGATGCGATGAAAAGAAAAGAGGGATTTGATATGACAGGAAAAGGCGAAGATGTCTTTTATCTTTCCAACGGTCATATTTCTCCTGTTTTTTACAGTGTTTTGGCGCACGCAGGCTATTTCGACAAATCTGAGCTGGCAACTTTCAGAAAACTGAACTCCAGGTTACAAGGGCATCCGACGACGCACGAGCATCTTCCCGGAGTTCGCATTGCATCTGGTTCGCTTGGACAGGGATTGTCTGTGGCAGTCGGTCACGCAGTCGGAAAAAAATTAGATAAAGACCCGAATCTTGTTTTCAGCCTTCACGGCGATGGCGAATTGCAGGAAGGACAGAACTGGGAAGCGATTATGTATGCTTCTCACAACAGAGTTGACAATCTTATTGCAACGGTAGATTATAACGGGCAGCAGATTGACGGCCCAACATCCAAAGTCCTTTCTCTGGGAAATCTTAAAACTAAATTTGAAGCCTTTGACTGGAAAGTACTTGAGGTAGAAAACGGAAACGATATGGAAGAAATTCTGAAAGTTCTGGACGAAGCCAAATCTTTAACAAGGAAAGGTCAGCCGATTTGTATTCTCCTGAAAACGGAAATGGGTTACGGTGTCGATTATATGATGGGAACTCACGCGTGGCACGGGAAAGCACCGAATGACGAGCAATTACAAAAAGCTTTAGATCAACTCGAGGAAACTTTAGGTGATTATTAATTTGAGAATTATTTGGGCAGCTTAATCCGTCTTCCGTTCCCGCTTTTTTGTGTCATTGCGAACGAAGTGAAGCAATGACACAAAAAGAGCTCCACTCAAGCAGGGCTGCGAGAGATTCGCCGTTCCCAAAAAAAATAAATTATCGATAAAGTCAGAAGATTAAATTTCTTAGCTGAGCGAAGCGCCTTTGCGAACGAAAAAATATCCTCAATAAGATAAAAAAATCTTTGCGCTCTTTGCGTTTAAAACAAAATCAACAGATTAATCAAATGAAAAAATATACCTACACAGAAAAAAAAGACACCCGAAGCGGCTTCGGAGCCGGAATGGCAGAATTGACCGATAAAAATCCCGATGTTGTCGGACTTTGCGCTGACCTGATTGGCTCATTAAAATTTGAAAAATTCATCGAAAAAGCACCGGAACGTTTTTTCCAGATCGGAATTGCAGAAGCCAATATGATTGGAATGGCAGCAGGTCTGGCAACGGAAGGCAAAATTCCGTTCACGGGAACTTTCGCCAACTTTTCTACGGGAAGAGTGTACGATCAGATTCGTCAGTCGGTGGCTTACTCAGGGAAGAATGTGAAAATTTGTGCTTCTCACGCTGGCTTAACTTTAGGTGAAGATGGTGCAACACATCAAATTCTTGAAGATATTGGATTGATGAAAATGCTTCCCGGAATGACTGTCATCAACACCTGTGATTACAACCAGACGAAAGCGGCAACCATTGCCATTGCAGATTACGAAGGTCCGGTTTATCTACGTTTTGGACGTCCCGTAATTCCTGTTTTTACTGATGAAAATCAAACATTCGAAATCGGAAAAGCGTGGATGGTAAATGAAGGAAAAGATGTTACGATTGTTGCAACAGGGCATTTGGTTTGGGAAGCCATTAAAGCCGGAG encodes:
- a CDS encoding endo-1,4-beta-xylanase — its product is MKKIAALLGILALTVSCKTASSASSKDSLKDAYKNKFYIGTAMSLPQIDGTDVKSDEIIKKQFSSIVAENCMKSMFIQPQEGKFFFDDADKFVEFGEKNKMFIIGHTLIWHSQLPKWFFVDKDGKDVSPEVLKQRMKSHISTLVGRYKGRVKGWDVVNEAIMEDGTYRKSKFYEILGEEFIPLAFQYAQEADPNAELYYNDYNEWFPEKVKTVTKIVKNLKSRGIRIDGVGMQTHVGLDNPKLEEYEKAIVDYAAAGVKINVTEMEISALPSPWGTSANVSDKVEYETKMNPYTKGLPENVTKEWENRYLDFFRLFLKHQDKIRRVTLWGVTDNQSWKNDFPVKGRTDYPLPFNRNYQAKPVVEKIIELTKEK
- a CDS encoding transketolase family protein; amino-acid sequence: MKKYTYTEKKDTRSGFGAGMAELTDKNPDVVGLCADLIGSLKFEKFIEKAPERFFQIGIAEANMIGMAAGLATEGKIPFTGTFANFSTGRVYDQIRQSVAYSGKNVKICASHAGLTLGEDGATHQILEDIGLMKMLPGMTVINTCDYNQTKAATIAIADYEGPVYLRFGRPVIPVFTDENQTFEIGKAWMVNEGKDVTIVATGHLVWEAIKAGEILKEQGIDAEIINIHTIKPLDSEAILSSVKKTGCVVTAEEHNRLGGLGDSVAQLLITEYLAPQEYVAVNDSFGESGTPDQLMEKYGLTANDIVAAVKKVMSRKSESL
- a CDS encoding transketolase, producing MHDIQKLKNIASQVRRDIVRMVHACQSGHPGGSLGCTDFLVALYFDAMKRKEGFDMTGKGEDVFYLSNGHISPVFYSVLAHAGYFDKSELATFRKLNSRLQGHPTTHEHLPGVRIASGSLGQGLSVAVGHAVGKKLDKDPNLVFSLHGDGELQEGQNWEAIMYASHNRVDNLIATVDYNGQQIDGPTSKVLSLGNLKTKFEAFDWKVLEVENGNDMEEILKVLDEAKSLTRKGQPICILLKTEMGYGVDYMMGTHAWHGKAPNDEQLQKALDQLEETLGDY
- a CDS encoding glycoside hydrolase family 43 protein — encoded protein: MNKAKYLFPSDYMADPSVHVFEGKLYIYPSHDRESGIEENDNGDHFDMNDYHVFSLDDVENGEVTDHGVVLSVKDIPWSGRQLWDCDVAFRNDKYYMYFPLKDKNDIFRIGVAVSDKPYGPFIPEKHPMMGSYSIDPCLFEDNGKHYMYFGGIWGGQLQRYRNNKALESAILPNDNEPAISSKVVMLSDDMLEFGEEPRDVVILDENGNPLLHGDKHRFFEASWMHKYNGKYYFSYSTGDTHLICYATGDNPYGPFTFQGEILTPVVGWTTHHSIVEFKGKWYLFFHDSVPSGGRTWLRSMKAIEIEYDNDGKIKTIEGLEDNQ
- a CDS encoding alpha-glucuronidase; the protein is MQHFRHYILLFLILPLIAFAEDGSQLWLRYPVNPKPRNIVNSNSKSPTIEIAKKELNQHWAGQAIDLKIDRFPENFKDGYKIVSTPKKISVLAKTDLGLLYGSYHLLNLQQQKTNFSNLKLEEKPSYDVRILNHWDNLDGTIERGYAGHSLWKWEDLPNTISPRYEEYARANASIGINATVLNNVNASPNMLREDYLKKVKVLADIFRPYGIKVYLSVNFSSPKVLGGLQNSDPLNQDVQKWWKDKAAEIYKLIPDFGGFLVKANSEGQPGPQDYGRTHADGANMMADVLKPYGGIVMWRAFVYSPSKEDRAKQAHLEFVPLDGKFRDNVIIQIKNGPIDFQPREAFNPLFGALRKTSEMVEFQITQEYLGQANHLVYLAPLFKETLDSDTFSDGKGSTIAKITDGTLRPAKLTAISAVANIGEDKNWTGHHFAQANWYAFGRLAWNHNLSSEQIADEWIEMTFTDNKNFVNPVKEMMLTSRETAVDYMMPLGLHHIFAGGHHYGPEPWGDYKGGRPDWSPVYYHQANAEGIGFDRTKTGSNAVSQYFPPLNEIYGNIKTTPENLILWFHHVPWDYKMKDGKTLWDELCYKYDLGVHEVRDYQKTWDKMQPYIDQQRFSEVQDKLKTQAKDAVWWKDACLLYFQTFSKRPIPSDIEKPVHQLEDLKKIKLNMGHHN
- the fsa gene encoding fructose-6-phosphate aldolase, coding for MKFFIDTANLDQIREAQDLGILDGVTTNPSLMAKEGISGKEAILQHYKDICEIVDGDISAEVLSTTYEEMIKEGEELAAIHPNIVVKVPIIKDGIKAIKYFSQKGIRTNCTLIFSAGQALLAAKAGATYVSPFLGRLDDVSTDGLHLTQEIRTIFDNYGYETEILAASVRHSMHIINCAKIGADVVTCPLPPILSLLKHPLTDSGLEQFIKDSQKMQ